One region of Pseudomonas sp. ABC1 genomic DNA includes:
- the mexE gene encoding multidrug efflux RND transporter periplasmic adaptor subunit MexE codes for MQQPLKNTRMFPLALAAALVLSACGQAENNQAQMPAPKVSVATVIEQPISEWDEFTGRLEAPQSVEVRPRVSGYIDRVAFAEGSLVKKGDLLFQIDPRPFQAEVRRFEAQLQQARASLSRASSEARRGERLRQNNAISAELAEARSSAAAEAQAQVAAIQAELENARLNLGFTRITSPIDGRASRAEITEGNLVSAGESLLTSVVSTDKVYAYFDADERAFLKYQELAQQGGTDARGPGPVYLGLSNEEGHPHLGQLDFLDNQVNPRTGTIRGRAVFDNADNRFTPGLYARLKLVGSRPYTATLIKDEAVGTDLGKKFVLVLGEDNSVAYRAIELGPKLEGLRIVRQGLSKGEKIVVNGLQRAMPGAIVDPLAVPMADENTLAQLTRLQQGADSSQAARLAIESNARSPRG; via the coding sequence ATGCAACAGCCCCTGAAAAATACCCGGATGTTCCCCCTGGCACTGGCCGCCGCACTGGTGCTCAGCGCCTGCGGCCAGGCCGAGAATAATCAGGCACAGATGCCCGCGCCGAAGGTCAGCGTGGCAACGGTCATCGAACAACCCATCAGCGAGTGGGACGAGTTCACCGGGCGCCTGGAGGCGCCGCAATCGGTCGAGGTACGCCCACGCGTCTCTGGCTATATCGACCGCGTTGCCTTCGCCGAAGGCAGCCTGGTGAAGAAAGGCGACCTGCTGTTCCAGATCGACCCGCGCCCCTTCCAGGCTGAAGTCCGACGCTTCGAAGCCCAGTTGCAACAAGCCCGCGCCAGCCTTTCCCGTGCCAGTAGCGAAGCCCGCCGTGGCGAGCGCCTGCGGCAGAACAACGCCATCTCCGCCGAACTGGCCGAAGCCCGCAGCAGTGCCGCGGCCGAAGCCCAGGCCCAGGTCGCGGCGATCCAGGCCGAACTGGAAAATGCACGCCTGAACCTTGGCTTCACCCGTATCACCTCTCCCATCGACGGCCGCGCCAGCCGTGCGGAAATCACCGAAGGCAACCTGGTCAGCGCCGGCGAAAGCCTGCTCACGTCCGTGGTCAGCACCGACAAGGTCTACGCCTACTTCGACGCGGACGAACGGGCCTTCCTCAAGTATCAGGAACTGGCGCAGCAGGGCGGCACCGATGCCCGCGGCCCTGGGCCGGTCTATCTGGGGTTGTCGAACGAGGAAGGTCACCCGCATCTGGGGCAACTGGACTTTCTCGATAACCAGGTCAATCCGCGCACCGGCACCATTCGTGGCCGCGCCGTCTTCGACAATGCCGACAATCGCTTCACACCCGGCCTCTACGCCCGGCTCAAGCTGGTCGGCAGCCGCCCTTATACGGCGACCCTGATCAAGGACGAAGCAGTCGGCACCGACCTGGGCAAGAAATTCGTGCTGGTGCTGGGCGAAGACAACAGCGTGGCCTACCGCGCCATCGAACTGGGGCCGAAGCTGGAAGGCCTGCGCATCGTGCGCCAGGGCCTGAGCAAGGGCGAAAAGATCGTCGTCAACGGCCTGCAACGCGCCATGCCCGGTGCCATCGTCGACCCGCTCGCGGTGCCCATGGCCGATGAAAACACTCTGGCCCAGCTGACGCGCCTGCAACAGGGCGCCGACAGTAGCCAGGCCGCACGCCTGGCCATCGAAAGCAACGCCCGCTCTCCACGCGGCTGA